CGTTTTGTGTGTTTTTCAAAATCTCATCGAGTAGTCTGTTGTGTTCGCTGATTACTTGTTCTGCCCTTAAGTTTTTGAATTCAACTTGCCCATCTTTGAAGACGATAATACCATCGTTTGAGACATTTATTATCGTCTCGTAATACTGACGAGAATCATCAACGATTTTAAATAGCCTCAAGTTTTCGAGCGTTATTCCAGAGAGGTAAGCGATCAATTGCAAGTAATCAATCACTTCAGCCGTTGGTTCGGTTGTTGTCAAGATTACCGCAACTGACAAGATCTTGGTCCCTTTGAAGATAGGGATAAGTCCAACGTAGACATCCTCGAAAGGAAGGAACGTTGGATGCAACCTTTCTTCTATCCACTGAAGGTAATCGGCATAGTATTCTTGTGCTATAGTTACATCCTGTGGTTCCGAATATATCACTTCGTTGTTGCTCAGGACGTTCAGCACTTGGAAATCAACGATGCGTTTTAGAATGCCTACCAAGGCACCATACAACTTGTTTTCGTCATCAACCTTAGATATCTCAAGCATATATTTTGAAAGAAGCTGTTGGATTTCCATCGACATTCACCTTCTCAGCTAAGTCTTTCAACTACACAGTTCAACAATTTCACATTTTCTCAGGGGCACTTACACCGAGTAGTTTCAACCCTTCTGCAAGTATAATCTTCACACCGAGAGCAAGATTTAGTCTTGCGTTGGAAAGCTCTGGATTTTCTGGATCCACTATCTTGTAATCTGCGTAATACTTGTGGAATGCCGCAGCAAGATTCTCAAGATAATCAGTTAAGTAATGTGGTGATAGTTTGTCCCGGATGCGCTCTAAAACATCGTCGAACGTTGATATAAGCTTTACGATTCTCAATTCGGCTTCATTTTCGAGTAGCTCTATGTTGTCCAGCAGTTCGAATTTCAAACCTTTGGCTTGTGCGTTTTCAAAAAGACTCGAAATCCTTGCGTGTGCGTACTGGACGTAGTACACGGGGTTGTCCGTTGTCTGTGCTTTGGCAAGTTCAAGGTCGAAATTGAGGTGTGTATTCACGTCGACCATTGCAAAGAAATACCTTGTGGCATCTTTTCCGACCTCGTCTATCAGCTCATCCAGTGTTACGAACTCACCGGCACGTGTGCTCATCTTCACTATTTCGCTTCCACGTTTAAGTGTCACGAATTGGTGTAAGACAAAGAAGAGGAAATCCTCGGGAATACCAAGTGCCTTTATCGCTGCGTACATCCTTGGTAAATGCCCGTGGTGATCACTACCGAAGATGTCAACGGCGATGTCGTATCCCCGTTTGAATTTATTATAGTGGTACGCAATGTCTGTAAGATAGTAAGTATAGCTTCCATCACTTTTAATTAAGACCTTGTCGTTATCATTTTCAAATTGAGAAACTCTGAACCACAACGCACCTTCATGTTC
The DNA window shown above is from Fervidobacterium changbaicum and carries:
- the argS gene encoding arginine--tRNA ligase; translated protein: MIRKEIESLLKSFLMESGYEYDFVVEVPEEQFGDFSTNIALVGAKHFKKPPREVAKYFVEKLQGHPMFEEITIAGPGFINFKVSKTFYRDFLEKFLRNPSGVWNFKNKGKIILEYGSANPTGPLTVGHGRQVVIGDVLGNVLKYIGYDVTKEMYLNDAGRQIKLLAKSVWARYNQLLGYDEPIPEDGYRGEYVIDIAKLVLKDHNDKFFRIWNDEVEEIFKEYALREITKMFDTTLEKLDAKFDSVISEKSLIDNGTVQKVLEILKSKDLVYEHEGALWFRVSQFENDNDKVLIKSDGSYTYYLTDIAYHYNKFKRGYDIAVDIFGSDHHGHLPRMYAAIKALGIPEDFLFFVLHQFVTLKRGSEIVKMSTRAGEFVTLDELIDEVGKDATRYFFAMVDVNTHLNFDLELAKAQTTDNPVYYVQYAHARISSLFENAQAKGLKFELLDNIELLENEAELRIVKLISTFDDVLERIRDKLSPHYLTDYLENLAAAFHKYYADYKIVDPENPELSNARLNLALGVKIILAEGLKLLGVSAPEKM